Below is a genomic region from Miscanthus floridulus cultivar M001 chromosome 1, ASM1932011v1, whole genome shotgun sequence.
GAGCTTGGGCTACCTCATGGGGCTGCCAAAAAGGCAACAGGCTATTAGACATTGCTTCAATTAGAAATGTAGATACAACAgtcctaaaaataaaaaatatacacATCTGCATTTCTGAAAAATATAAAACGATGAGAGGAGACATATACCCTTCCATAAAACTGAAAACACCAGATGGCTCCATAGAACCTAGAACAGTAGGAATACCAAATATTATTGGAGGGACAAGATCTGGAAACATATATGAGTACTAAAGCTACTGAAAACCAGATTGATGTCTTGGCCACTGTAAAGAAAACCACAAATTTTGCTTTCTCACGAACCAGATCTAGCATTTCACATAAAAAGTTCGAAAATACCAATGCTGCAAGAAAATTAGAAATTAAAAGGTAGGGGATTGTGACCAAGAGAAAACCTGGGCTGTTATAGCCAAAAGCAAGAGCCTAGCTGCATGTTTGCTCCGTCGTACTTGCCTCTCCTTTCGCCGTAGCGGCGCAGGGCCTGTCTTGGTCACTGCAGCGCGCCGGTGTAGGCGCGGTGGAGCGGCGGCGTGTCGAGGTGGAGCGGGACGTCGCGGCGAGGTGGAGCGGCGGCCGTCGAGGtggagcggcggcgcggcgaggtGGAGCGGGGCTGCGCGGCGAGATGGAGCGGCGGCGGCACGCGGCGTCGTGGGTTTGGGAAAAGAAGCAGCGAAGCAAAAAGTGGAAGACGGGTGGGTCGCGAGAAAGTTGTCAGGTGCTGTCAGACTCATATACGGCGTGTAAAAAAAATGCTCCAGGAAGAAATACGAGGCTTATACAAACTGTACTGTGAAAAGTGGCACACATCTCAAAGCAGCATCAACGGTTGCACGTGTAGGAGTATGCGCCCTTAAGGGCAAAATTTCCGGGTCCCGGAGCGGgccaaggctaataatacagtcggCTTGCCTTCTCTTAGCTCACTTATACAGTAGTTAGctttttacagttaatacatggcccacttgtctttCTCACAGATTTTCTTGATTCTTGtacccaagccggctgtaagcttacagtccgcttctcctctctctcctcccctctcttctCCATCTCAGTATTTAGTCGACTTACAGtctgttattatacttgctctaaggccTTCTGCAGTGTTGAGCTAAAGTGATGCCTGAAACGGAAAAAGAATATTTGGACATCACTTTCAATATTGCAGCCAGTGGTGCCATTCATCAGTGATGCTACAAAAATCGGGAGCGAAGCATGTATAGGCACCGCTGCCCAAATAATAAACTAGCATTGTTTCACTGTAGCACAGGGTGGAAGACTGGATAGGATAGTACTTTTCTATTCCCTTGGGCCCCCAACATGTAAGATAGCAGCGATGTCTATACTTTCACACACTGTAGCTTTGTACTAGTGATGCTAGCTTTTCTTGCTGTAGGATCCATTTTATTTGGGCATCACTTGCACACTACAGAAGGCCTAAGCAGCGCCGCGAAGGAGCAGTGCAGCGGTGAGGTGTTCTTCTCCCTGCCTCCTATAGTCCTATCTAATCCGTAGGAGGGGACAGGGCACTCCCCTCTTGGATACGCCTTCTCACAAGGGAAACGTCTTTTGTGGCGAAGACATCAGACTCGTTTGTATTGGAACACGTACTTCAGGAATAACAAGATTTACCAAGGTCACCTCACCTGTCTCCTCTTGAGAAAATTGATGATGCACAGACTCGTTTACACGCAAATAGTGAAACAACCAACTTATTTAAGGAATTTTGCCATATTTTTCCCTAACGATGATAAGAAAAAAAAAAATGGACAGGAGAAGCGGGTAATCAGAGAATCAGCAAGACGGCTCCTGCCTCTGCTTCTCTCTCGTGTCATTTCATTCAGAAATCTCCTGTCCAATTTTGATGCCAGGTAGTTTGATTCTCACACTTGAATATTCACTCACCTTTCTCAAAAGTGGAAAATCTTGAGCATTTTTTATCACCAAACAGGGATACCGAACTGAAGACTGCGCTATTCTGATGAATGATATGGCTGCACCGGAATAATCCGCGCGAGTTACATGTAAATTGCATGTCAAATTCAACACCGTTGATTTCCTTCTACAAACCTAAATCAGGGAATTGAACATGATAGATTAGCCACACATATAATCTTCCACGAGTGAAGCCTTTCTATTGCTTATTTTCCACAGATTTACACAGCAGAGGTCTGGACCTCCTAACTTCAAGGATCACAGTACCGAAGGTGAAAAGATATTATACATAAAGTACAAACAAATGTTGCTCAAATCTCTGTAACAAACATTCCGGAATGACACAGAACAGTGTAATCCACATTCCCGACATTTACTACTGAAATCTCACCATTGCAGCTCCGAAAGAAAGcaaatcaacaaaggaaaaacagcACAGCAACTAAGGCATTCCTCATATTCTATTTTCGATTTTGAAGGAATCCACCACTGTATGCAGCCTATCCTTCATCTTTTCCCATCTTCTCTCGTTTGCTCCAGTAGTCAATGTGAAAAATTTACCTGCAGTATCCCACTCAATTAGAAAACAGTAGATGGCAGTGAAAAGCTACGCCATTCATACAGTTTTCCAGTTACTACAAGGTCGAGAgtacaatatatcacaaatattaACTACTAATAGAATATCTTATTGACAGAGAAGATCGCAGGTGGAAGGTCATACCATTTGCAATTACAATAGCACCAAGTGCATGTCTGGTGTAGTTTGGAGCCTGAGCTGTGAACTCAAAAGTGTAGTAAGCTCTCCCATCAACGTCATTCTGCATGTCAAAACACTTCTCGTAAATTTAACaacatacaacaacaacaacaacaacaataaagtcttttagtcccaagcaagttggggtaggctagagttgaaacctaacatgagcccctagtcatggttcaggcacgtcaaaagctgttttccaagcactcatatccaaacaaagatctctaggtatatcccaacccTTTAAATCTCTTTTAATTGCCTCCTCCCATGTcagcttcggtcttcctctacctcttctcACATTGATATCTCGACTTAGAACTCCACAACGCACTGGTGCTTctgaaggtctcctttggacatggccaaaccacctcaatcgatgttggacaagcttttcttcaattggtgctaccacTAAAcggtcacgtatatcatcgttccgaactcgatccatccttgtgtgaccacaaatccaacgcaacatacgtatttccgcgacactcAGTTGTTGgacatgtcgtctttttgtaggccaacattcagcgccatacaacatagcaggtctaatcgccgttatataaaacttgcctttcagcttttgtggtaccctcttgtcacagagaatgccagatgcttggcgccacttcatccaccctgctttaatCCTATGGCAAACgtctgcatcaatatctccatccttcTGCAGCATCAATCCTAAATAACGGAAGGTATCTTTCCTAGGCACCACTTGTCCTTCCAAACTCACGTCTCCCTACTCATGTGTAGCGttgccaaagtcacatctcatgtaTTCTGTTTTACTTCGACTtactctaaaacctttggactcaagggtctgccgtcaCAACTTCAGTTTTCTATTAACTCATGcctggctttcatcaactagcactacatcatctgCAAacagcatacaccaagggatatccccttgaatGTCCCTAGTCACTTCATCCATTACCAAAGCAAAGAGATGCGGGctcaaggctgacccttgatgaagtcctattttaatcgggaagtaatctatGCTGCCATCATTTGTTCGTACACTAGTCAtggcattgttgtacatgtccttgatgagggtaacATACTTTGTTGGAACTTTATGTTTGTTAacacccaccacataacattccttggtatcttgtcataagcaaAGTACCAAAATATATCTTTCAAGAACAGAATAGCATGGTCAATGTGAAGAACATGATGTTCCACAAATAACAAATTGattctaagggggtgtttggttctttagtcgctcctaaaattcatgtcacatcgaatgtttagatactaataaggagcattaaatatagattaattacaaaaccaattacatagatggaggctaatttccgagacgaattttttaagcctaattaatctatcattagcacatgtttactgtagcactacgttgtcaaatcatggactaattaggcttaaaaattcgtctcgcaaattagtcgcaagttatgcaattagtttcgtaattagtctatatttaatactccatgtatgtgtccaaacattcgatgtgacaggaattttagacgtccctgtagaaaccaaacaccccctaatacAAATGGGAGAAGTACTAGCTAGTTTACGGTGGTGCTGATACGTTTTATCTGTCATATTGTCACCTGTACTTTCAAGTTGGTAACTGACTACCAAATCTTTTATTAGCTCAGCATACCAGCTGAAACATGGAAACCAGGCAACAAATTTCAATAAATGCTGCAGGTGGAAACCATCACTAGTACATATCTTATTTTCAGAGAGTAGCTGTTCAGCTTAATGCTCGACCTAATAATAAAATGAACTCAGAAAGATTCGTCAATCAGCACCAAGTTCATTCAGTCTTTTATAGTTCTGTCCACATAACCAATTAGCATGGCtgaatgatttttttttaaagaacCATGATATGTCATAAATCATCATTCCCTAATCCTCAAAGATTTGACATGCACTGGTGTCCATGAATATTAACAGGAATAGTTAGATGAAGCACAGCAAATTGGAAGGAAGGCACACCTCTTTCGCCTCAATTAACTTTGTCTTTTGTGTTGGTGGTGCCAAAACTTTTTTTATCAAAGCCTCGGCAACCTGGAAAATAGGAGTTAATAAATCGAAGTTGGACCCTTTACGCTGGATAACTACGGACTATCCTAGTTTATTTATGGATTATGGAAAAGAGAATAGTAAACCTTATCCGGAGGACCAAGATCACGAATATCCTCCTTGCTAGTGGGAATAGAGTTGACGCTCACACTCTCCAGAGGCTCTATCACATCTTTGTACaccttgtcttgcccttgcacaGCCACTTCCTGGATAGGATAATGTGATTAGCCTCACACACATCATGATAAAATACATCGTGCAGCCAAAAAATAAAAACTAAGCCAAATTGTGTTTCTTTCTCTTCAATCAATCAAGGACAATAATTAATACAAGAAGTGTTTGTCACCTCCCATCCGAACGGGTAGAGGAAGGAGTAACCAGCCTTCTTGTCGACGACAGGCAGGAACCCTTTCTTAGCCTCTGCTGCGACTATACCAGATCAGAATCGCACTCAGAGGCGCAGTTTTGATCAAATAAACCATTCACAGTGCAAGCTCGTCTCCCACTGAGCGGTCAGTGTACATCAATCAAAGCACGCAACGCTGCAGAGGGCGAAGCAGTCTAAGGCGAGAGTGAAGTAAATTCGAAGAAGCAACTCACATGCCG
It encodes:
- the LOC136509906 gene encoding psbP-like protein 1, chloroplastic isoform X1, whose translation is MATAVPAASLRAPSSSPAAAARRLGAGAPSLRKRHCAVAPVAAACGPAPPRQLDNEEAASSGRRRVLVAGAAAFLSRPNPAAFAAEAKKGFLPVVDKKAGYSFLYPFGWEEVAVQGQDKVYKDVIEPLESVSVNSIPTSKEDIRDLGPPDKVAEALIKKVLAPPTQKTKLIEAKENDVDGRAYYTFEFTAQAPNYTRHALGAIVIANGKFFTLTTGANERRWEKMKDRLHTVVDSFKIENRI
- the LOC136509906 gene encoding psbP-like protein 1, chloroplastic isoform X2, coding for MATAVPAASLRAPSSSPAAAARRLGAGAPSLRKRHCAVAPVAAACGPAPPRQLDNEEAASSGRRRVLVAGAAAFLSRPNPAASEAKKGFLPVVDKKAGYSFLYPFGWEEVAVQGQDKVYKDVIEPLESVSVNSIPTSKEDIRDLGPPDKVAEALIKKVLAPPTQKTKLIEAKENDVDGRAYYTFEFTAQAPNYTRHALGAIVIANGKFFTLTTGANERRWEKMKDRLHTVVDSFKIENRI